Proteins from one Podospora pseudoanserina strain CBS 124.78 chromosome 1, whole genome shotgun sequence genomic window:
- a CDS encoding hypothetical protein (EggNog:ENOG503PR3W), whose amino-acid sequence MGKSYDSKTKVAGQKPQNWDDEITHKYCGAVDVGRTGKSNKAQRCQQCMIIKASMAKEESRETASRRNEKMGWQAGSLDWQ is encoded by the coding sequence ATGGGCAAATCCTACGACTCCAAGACCAAGGTGGCGGGTCAAAAGCCGCAGAACTGGGATGACGAGATCACACACAAGTACTGCGGCGCGGTGGACGTCGGGCGGACGGGCAAGTCGAACAAGGCGCAGCGGTGCCAGCAGTGCATGATCATCAAGGCCAGcatggccaaggaggagagcagGGAGACGGCCTCGAGGAGGAATGAGAAGATGGGGTGGCAGGCGGGGAGTTTGGATTGGCAGTGA
- a CDS encoding hypothetical protein (EggNog:ENOG503PDZE) — MKLSCALFSAILALSASALPAPHNGENHGGVSAADRRGRNASRVSSSAIVSATAAPTATAVPATPPPAAGGGEGGEEGEENEVEQEAQFGEAVELGGGNIKTDTLFPAGTNGVFEVEFQNQEGRSMIVTENKSPAAPPPGFKALEPVSYKVAIAGGGTDGLTLQKIDYILTADNTLDISAGQIGRFCPEANGFVIGAGVGELEFELEENELTLTVDSLVGEWGIFVPDNAAAGGAGAGVGAEAGAGTGAAGGACGAGTTCRALLDALQRLSGRA; from the exons ATGAAGCTGTCCTGCGCTCTCTTCTCCGCCATCCTGGccctctctgcctctgcccTCCCGGCCCCTCACAACGGTGAAAACCACGGTGGTGTTTCCGCGGCTGACCGTCGTGGAAGAAATGCTTCCCGTGTCTCTTCCTCCGCCATCGTCTCTGCCACCGCCGCTCCAACAGCCACAGCTGTCCCTGCTACCCCACctcccgccgccggcggtggcgaAGGCGGTGAGGAAGGCGAAGAGAACGAGGTTGAGCAAGAGGCCCAGTTCGGCGAGGCGGTCGAACTAGGCGGTGGCAACATCAAAACCGATACTCTCTTCCCTGCTGGC ACCAACGGCGTCTTCGAGGTCGAATTCCAAAATCAAGAAGGCAGATCCATGATCGTAACCGAGAACAAGTCCCCTGCCGCGCCTCCCCCCGGCTTCAAGGCCCTCGAGCCAGTCTCGTACAAGGTCGCCATCGCTGGTGGCGGCACTGATGGGCTGACGCTGCAGAAGATTGATTACATTCTTACTGCTGACAACACGCTTGATATCAGCGCTGGTCAGATTGGTCGCTTCTGCCCCGAGGCCAATGGATTCGTCATTGGTGCTGGTGTCGGCGAATTGGAGTTTGAGCTCGAGGAGAATGAGCTTACTCTTACTGTTGATAGCTTGGTTGGCGAGTGGGGCATCTTTGTTCCTGATaacgctgctgctggcggtgctggtgcaGGCGTTGGAGCTGAGGCTGGTGCTGGAACTGGAGCCGCCGGTGGCGCCTGCGGTGCCGGGACTACTTGCCGGGCTTTGCTTGACGCCCTTCAGCGTCTTAGTGGCCGTGCCTAA
- a CDS encoding hypothetical protein (EggNog:ENOG503PPC7) gives MRVTGPSDRRRNHAWLEMRSRERRWTRRQIEEEEDTSDSDGETSGDDSGDDSSDGEDDVPTVPTPRPLLPVPTVGAGAGVSLLPVPGTPAPVPGGTLGADEGGVDDGLTSESDGIDSGDDDSPDEDEEEENAVPPSPVDGSSSTSTSSIDGPAPTGSSSSSSLTASATITSSSTSTQSSSTVTESASASSTPTIDDVLTSVTAEPTSLPPLALPEVSPTPGTTGGATVDQEQLGASPSRMNAGAAAGIIIGTLAIIGCLIGAAFFWRKWRRDRGQPFMPVIVLPWKKDKDGYDSDAALVPPKINEKTNTAIMDDLMKAAYQAENGNDMEYYGGYPPDKRELHPNMIDEKAYVALAGHLTPRTPKKPVSTWLGGIVTPRQSQGPAFPPSPMYSEAERRENERRQVGSTIPGTMAVPKLQPPPPAKARTTMTTDTTNTSVRWYG, from the exons ATGAGGGTTACAGGACCAAGTGATCGCAGGAGGAACCATGCGTGGCTGGAAATGAGGAGCCGCGAGAGGCGTTGGACTCGACGACAaatcgaggaggaggaagacaCCTCGGACTCGGATGGCGAAACTTCTGGGGACGACTCTGGAGACGATTCATctgatggcgaggatgatgtaCCGACGGTGCCCACACCAAGACCTCTCCTTCCCGTTCCCACGGTAGGGGCTGGCGCTGGGGTTAGTCTACTGCCCGTTCCCGGTACCCCCGCTCCCGTCCCTGGTGGGACATTGGGTGCCGATGAGGGCGGCGTCGATGATGGTCTGACTTCAGAGTCTGATGGCATCGACTCTGGCGACGACGATTCGCCggatgaggacgaagaggaggaaaatgctgtccccccatctcccgtCGACGGCTCTTCGTCCACATCGACATCCTCCATTGATGGTCCTGCTCCTACCGGAAGCAGCTCATCCAGCTCGCTTACGGCATCTGCGACCATCACCTCTTCCAGCACGAGTACTCAGTCTTCTAGCACCGTTACCGAGTCTGCTTCGGCATCCAGCACACCGACCATTGACGACGTTTTGACATCGGTAACCGCGGAGCCAACCTCTTTGCCACCTTTGGCACTACCCGAAGTCTCCCCAACACCCGGGACAACTGGCGGTGCTACAGTTGACCAGGAACAGCTCGGGGCATCGCCAAGCAGGATGAACGCAGGTGCGGCAGCAGGCATCATTATTGGCACGCTTG CCATCATTGGATGCTTGATCGGCGCGGCTTTCTTCTGGCGCAAATGGAGGCGTGATCGCGGACAACCCTTCATGCCCGTCATTGTCCTGCCATGGAAGAAAGATAAAGACGGCTACGACTCGGATGCTGCTCTAGTACCCCCTAAAATCAATGAGAAAACCAACACGGCCATCATGGATGATCTCATGAAGGCGGCATATCAAGCCGAGAACGGGAATGACATGGAATATTACGGAGGGTACCCACCCGACAAGAGGGAGCTCCACCCCAACATGATCGACGAAAAGGCCTATGTTGCCCTGGCTGGGCATCTCACCCCAAGGACCCCAAAGAAGCCCGTGTCGACCTGGCTGGGCGGTATCGTGACACCCCGACAGTCTCAGGGCCCCGCGTTCCCCCCTAGTCCCATGTATTCCGAAGCTGAAAGACGCGAGAATGAGAGACGACAAGTTGGGTCTACGATTCCCGGAACGATGGCTGTGCCCAAGCTGcagccccctcctccggccaAGGCAAGGACGACCATGACTACGGATACAACCAACACAAGTGTGAGGTGGTACGGTTAG
- a CDS encoding hypothetical protein (COG:O; EggNog:ENOG503NV1S): protein MAPQQVDTTISPFATGPALVLTKQHSADHPLKLYAGWFCPFVQRAWITLQEKEIDYQYIEINPYHKSPEFLALNPRGLIPTLVLPPGEEGKQRVLYESVIVCEYLDEQYNSGTKLLPWDPYERARARLWVNFVEKKLVAGWYRFMQHTPDKPYSLEGVRKEFLENLRTFVREMDEEGEGWFSEGGFGLVDVSFLPWAGRLWLIDHYKEGGVGIPKREEREGLEEGERKVWERWERWYEAIMGRETVKGTWSEREEYIGVYKRYAEDQTGSEVGKATREGRALP, encoded by the coding sequence ATGGCTCCCCAACAAGTTGACAcaaccatctcccccttcgcTACAGGCCCGGCTCTCGTCCTTACGAAACAGCACTCGGCTGACCACCCTCTAAAACTTTACGCGGGCTGGTTCTGCCCCTTTGTCCAACGAGCCTGGATCACTCTCCAAGAAAAGGAGATCGACTACCAATACATCGAGATCAACCCCTACCACAAATCCCCCGAgttcctcgccctcaaccCCCGCGGTCTCATCCCCACGCTTGTCCTACCTCCCGGTGAAGAGGGGAAACAGCGGGTGCTGTACGAAAGCGTGATTGTTTGCGAGTATTTGGACGAACAGTACAACTCTGGGACGAAGCTCCTGCCATGGGACCCCTAcgagagggcgagggcgaggttgtggGTGAATTTTGTGGAGAAGAAATTGGTGGCGGGGTGGTATAGGTTTATGCAGCATACGCCTGATAAGCCTTATAGTcttgagggggtgaggaaggagttTTTGGAGAATTTGAGGACTTttgtgagggagatggatgaggagggggaggggtggtttagtgaaggaggttttgggttggtggatgtGAGCTTTTTGCCTtgggcggggaggttgtggttgattGATCATTATAAGGAGGGCGGGGTGGGCATtccgaagagggaggagcgggaggggttggaggagggagagaggaaggtttgggagaggtgggagaggtggtatGAGGCTATTATGGGGAGGGAAACGGTCAAGGGGACTtggagtgagagagaggagtATATTGGGGTGTATAAGAGGTATGCGGAGGATCAGACGGGGAGTGAGGTTGGGAAGGCtacgagggaggggagggcgttgCCTTAG
- a CDS encoding Sirtuin 2 protein (COG:B; COG:K; EggNog:ENOG503NVQX) codes for MGQDHSVIDEDTPPKTLSSRSLASVAEHILSGRAKRIVVMTGAGISTAAGIPDFRSPDTGLYANLASLDLPEPEAVFDLGFFKVNPRPFYVLAKELYPGNYHPTVSHVFVRLLAEKGLLHQLFTQNIDCLEREAGIPAEKIIEAHGSFASQRCIECKTEFDAGKMREFVSRGEVPRCEEGGCKGLVKPDIVFFGEQLPKAFFDRRDMAEEADLVLVMGTSLQVHPFAGLVDLAAERVPRVLFNLERVGSMGCQADDVLTLGDCDEGVRRLADELGWREELEEKWRGLVGEEEAERQLQGAKKRVEALHDEVAKLAEEVDEVLHLGEKKEKEKEGSHVEALNPENKPDGEGKVVNEVDPVGEDAAAIKSSVKNTDITKTVEVSVETANALKPVDMPDGEGRVVSEQKAGGQQPGDTKSSA; via the coding sequence ATGGGCCAGGACCACTCCGTCATCGACGAGGacacccctcccaaaaccCTGTCGTCTCGCTCCCTGGCCTCGGTGGCAGAACACATCCTCTCCGGCCGGGCAAAGCGCATAGTCGTCATGACGGGCGCGGgcatctccaccgccgccgggaTCCCCGATTTCCGCTCCCCCGACACGGGTCTCTACGCGAACCTTGCCTCGCTCGACCTGCCTGAGCCGGAGGCGGTGTTTGATCTGGGGTTTTTCAAGGTTAACCCTAGGCCGTTTTATGTTTTGGCCAAGGAGCTGTACCCGGGGAATTACCACCCGACGGTGTCGCATGTTTTTGTTAGGCTGCTCGCGGAGAAGGGGCTGTTGCATCAGTTGTTTACTCAGAATATTGActgtttggagagggaggcggggatTCCGGCGGAGAAGATTATTGAGGCGCATGGGAGTTTTGCGAGTCAGAGGTGTATTGAGTGCAAGACTGAGTTTGATGCTGGCAAGATGAGGGAGTTTGTTTCACGGGGGGAGGTGCCGAggtgtgaggagggggggtgtaaggggttggtgaagccGGATATTGTCTTTTTTGGGGAGCAGCTTCCAAAGGCGTTTTTTGACAGGAGGGacatggcggaggaggcggatttGGTGCTGGTTATGGGGACTAGTTTGCAGGTTCATCCTTTTGCGGGCTTGGTGGAtttggcggcggagagggtgcCGAGGGTGTTGTTTAAtctggagagggtggggagtATGGGGTGTCAGGCAGATGATGTGTTGACTTTGGGTGAttgtgatgagggggtgaggaggttggcggatGAGCTCGGGTGGAGGGAGGAACTGGAGGAGaagtggagggggttggttggggaggaggaggcggagaggcaACTGCAGGGGGCAAAGAAACGGGTTGAGGCTTTGCATGATGAGGTCGCCaagttggcggaggaggtggatgaggtgtTGCatttgggggagaagaaggagaaggagaaggaaggcaGTCATGTGGAGGCTTTGAATCCTGAGAACAAGCCGGATGGTGAGGGAAAGGTGGTTAATGAGGTTGATCCTGTGGGCGAGGATGCGGCGGCAATCAAGAGCTCGGTGAAGAACACTGATATCACGAAGACGGTGGAAGTCTCGGTGGAAACGGCGAACGCTTTGAAGCCAGTGGACATGCCGGACGGGGAGGGTAGGGTAGTTAGTGAGCAGAAGGCGGGCGGTCAGCAACCGGGGGACACTAAGAGCTCTgcttag